One Mus musculus strain C57BL/6J chromosome 2, GRCm38.p6 C57BL/6J genomic window, AAACAACTTGCCCTTGCTGTGTGTGCTTGGGCCAGCTGCCTGACCTCTCTGAGCCTGGGTGTTCTCCCTGAGGATAAAGCCATCTCAGACAGTAAAAGATGACGTGAAGGTAACACCACCAATTGGACCACATTGACCAGTTATCTgtgcagagagggaaggagaactgaagaagaggaaaggggatttGGAGAGAAAAGGGGCACAAGGGTGGTGTCAGGAGTCCAGGCCTCTGGAGAGATGGAGGTGGGTGGGCTGGTGTCAAAGAAGGGCGTGGTCTTGGAGTTCAGCTCTGAAGACTGGTGGAGAATGGCGCTTCCCGGGGGCCCCTGGAAGTTGTCCCTGCTCTGCTTCCCGCAGGCCCCTGGAGCCCAAGCTCTGCGGAATGACCAGAGGCACCCGGCCAGGCAACTTCTGTGTCTCTTTAATCTCCTCCAGGCCAATCCGCCCCACCCGACCCTCCCTCCTGCTCCTCGCCTGTGGGGGTGGAGGACCAGGACCCTTCTCCCGAGTCCACGGACTAAGGCACCAGGTGGCTTGCAGCAGGCCGGCCGAACACAGACTCACAGAGCGGACACCGAGGACAGACGCAGACAAGCGTGGTGGCTACGGGGCAGGGGCGAGGCTCCCATGGGCTCTGGGTGCGTCCCAGCCGCGGGAAGCCCCGGCCGCCCGCGAAGGCTGCTGCGTCAGGACGGGAGGAGCGGCGGACAGGGCGCTCACTTGCCGCCCTTGCGCGACAGGCACCGCGGGAGGCAGAAGAAAGTCTGCTTGACGCGCGCCAGCAGCGGCAGCGGCTGGTGTGAGTCCCGCGGCGATCGCGGCACCAGGCGCTGCAGGGTCCCCTCAGCGGCCGAGGAAGCTGTGGTGGCCGACGCTGCCGATGTCGCCGAGCCCTGGCGACAGCGCCTGCAGAGAGGCAGCAGCGCGCGCAAGTCTTCCTCGTCGCGGAACGGGATCTCCCCGAAGCGCTCCTCCAGCTGCCGGCGAAGCTGGGGCGGGGAGGGGGTAGCGGGGCGAGCGTCTAGCTGTCACCTGTTTGCCACCTCCACCCCTCGCCCTCTCCCCACCCATACCTGGTTCCTCTAAGCGCCCACTATCTCCCTTCTAAGACTTTCCAACCTTCACAGGGGCGTCCCAATTCAACTCAGGTCCTAACATCTCCCGGAACCCAGACTAGCCAGACTAGCTCGCTGCAAACATGTATTAAACCGCCTTCTTGAGTCTCTGTCCCCATCCCTAGGCTCAAAGACACCACACACCCGGGTCTCTTTCTTGTCTGCTCCCGGCCTAGGGCAGCCCTGCAGCCCTGGAATCCCCAGTGCCACCTTCTGAGAGCCCTGCAGTCACTCTGATCATGTCTCCCCCTCTCACCGCTAGTTGGCTGAGTGACTTCAGCCTGATACTTTCATGTACCAGCTCCCCAGAAACACTAAGCGAAGTGACTCTTTTGGTCTCAAAAAGACTGAGTGGAATAGGACACAGACCCCTCCCCCCTCAAGTGGATAAACCCAGGATTGCCTTGTGTTGGGGAAACTAGTGTTGGCCACAGTTTGGTCTAAAAGCATCCAAATTCTCAGTTAAAAAGACAAATCAAAACCTGAAAAGCCAGGCCAGGTTCAATCCCAGTGCCTGGGAGTCTGAGGAAGGAGGATCGTGAGTTTGTGACCAAAATGAGACAGCCCCTACCTTCTGGGAGTTTGCCCAGCCAAACTCCTCGAGCTGCTGCCTAAAGCCCGGGTTTGGGTTGGCGATGGGCCGGGAGGCTTTGATGGCTTCCAGCACTTCCTGCCAGCCAAGTCCAGTCACCGTCATCACATAGGCGATCACTATGGTGGTACTTCGAGATATACCTGCAAAGCTAGATCCGGGACAACCCCAGGCTTCAGGAAAGTCACAATCtcttccatcttccttccctGCCAGGTCTTTGGCCTTACAGGAGCTTCTGCATAGTGTCCCTTGAGCTCTGGCCACAGGGAGCCCGCCTTCATAGCTCCAACCACAGGGAGCCCGCCTTCCTAGCTCATAGACTTGGCTATGACATTTCCCTTTCCTCTGGCCAATTTCACATAAAGGGACTGGCTGGAATATTCTTTCATTCCTCTAACAACCACCTCCTGACTATCTTTTTGTTCAGGTCCTAAGGAATAAAACCCATGGTCTCTGCTGCCCTGGAGCTTAAAGTGTGGTTTGGAGAAAAAGCCACTAACCAAAGCAGCTGTTTCAGATACTGATGATCACTCAAAGACAAGTCGAGTCTGGGCCCATATAAGTAGAGAGGTTTCTTTagtgggagtgggagagatgTAGGGGAGAAGATCCCTAGGAAGTGACATCAGCTGAGTTTTGAGCGATAAGGTTAACCCAGGATGTTGTGGGGCAGGGACCATGGCAAACTGTGGAGTGCTTGCTTAAATGTGTACGAGTCTGAGTTCAGTTACCCACAccacaagaaaaacaagacaaaatactCTTAAGTAGCACGTACAAAGATTTTGAGGTGAAAGATAGACTGTGGGTTTGAGGAAGGGGAGGTTAGGATGGCTAAATATGGGGAGAGCTAGGTCTTAAGAGAGCTACCCCTTGGGCCTAGCCAGAACGCTTGGTGAGATGTCATGGGATGGATGGCATCTCTGGGTCAGGAGCACTGGAGAAGACTCAGAGACCTAGCCCTGCATTCATGCTTCAAAGGCCTGCAGGGGAGGAAAGCAGATGCTAGATTGATTGGTCTATGGGACCTCATCAAGCTCCTTCAACAGCCCCATCAACATGATGTTTAttcccccattttacagataaggaaactgagtctCAGGGAAACACAGTTGCTGGACTATGGCCATCCAGCTGCTAGGAGTGATGGACCTCTGAGTGACCTGTCCGGATGAGTGACAGCCTGTCAGCACGGTGACAGGCTGGAGGGGACCTGCCCAACAGGATAGGCATGCATTTGAGAACTCACCAGTGCACAAGGCAGTTACCCCCGTTGAGGCGGCAGGAGTGGATAAAGTGGACGCATTCTTTGAAGTGCTTTTTGCTAGAGAAGAAAGTAACAGGGAAGGCAGTGCTGTGGGGCAGGTCTCTCAGGAGTCTCCTCCCCACTTATAGACAGCAAAGGATACACCTCAGTGCAGCCAGTGTGTGCAGTGAATGGGGCCACTGCTTGGAAGCACGGCACGCAGAGAGATAGGCTGGCCCCATCTCTCCGGTGGGTACAAGGAACAAGGACTTAGGTGTGGGGAGAGTGAGGGTGCCATTCTTCTGGGGTCTGCAACCAGAGGAGCCGGGACAGTAGGTAGCAGTGGGTTGGGAGAAGAGCCCCAAAGGGCAAGGCTTCAGCCCGAGTCCATCTCAAGCTCCAGGTACCCGTGCTAGTGAATCAAACAACCCCCTGTTTTCCAGAGCCCCTGCCATCACCGGGTTCTGTCCCACATCCTCATCCTCGCAAGCACCCTTGACTCGTCAAGGATGCTGTAGCCAAAGCTCAGAGAGGATAAATGATTTTCGTCAAGGTCACAGAGCAGTAAATGGCCAAGCCTGGCTGCAAACCAGGTGTCTGAACTGCAAGCCAGGATTCAGGTCGAGTCTGACCCTCAAATCTGCTGTACACCCGGTCCCGAGAGGCAGGACACTCTCTCCCCGTCATAGGGGAGGAGACTGATGCTCCAGAGAGAGCCGAATAGGGACATGCTACAAGGACATGGTTGAGACAGACTCAGGATGCCCCCTGACAGCCTTCTGGCCTCAGTACTCTTTGCCCTCACTCCCACCTCAGGAGGCAGCTCTCTGTCTGTTAGCTGTTGGCCCATCCAGGGGAACTTACATGGGTACCTCAGGAGTATCAGACACTGAGATTCGAAGGTAGGTGATATCCTGCAAGGATGAAATGCACACTCAGATTGTTGGGCCTTGCTTGcatccctcccccagcctgagcTGCCAAGGCCAGTGTGACCCCATCCCAGTCCTGGTCCTCCCTAGACCACCAGTGTTTTCTAGTCCCCAAAGAGCAGGTACTGGCTGTATGGACCTGCCAGCCCTGTTTGTATGGATGGCATCCTCACCCACAGGTGACATGAAACAGGAGGACCTGCAAACTGGGAAGGTGTTTCTCTA contains:
- the Dusp15 gene encoding dual specificity protein phosphatase 15 isoform X2; the encoded protein is MPKTRISWAGIRSHISSLSTNHPSLCCRISPTFESQCLILLRYPSKSTSKNASTLSTPAASTGVTALCTAWGCPGSSFAGISRSTTIVIAYVMTVTGLGWQEVLEAIKASRPIANPNPGFRQQLEEFGWANSQKLRRQLEERFGEIPFRDEEDLRALLPLCRRCRQGSATSAASATTASSAAEGTLQRLVPRSPRDSHQPLPLLARVKQTFFCLPRCLSRKGGK
- the Dusp15 gene encoding dual specificity protein phosphatase 15 isoform 1 (isoform 1 is encoded by transcript variant 1), which produces MGNGMTKVLPGLYLGNFIDAKDPDQLGRNKITHIISIHESPQPLLQDITYLRISVSDTPEVPIKKHFKECVHFIHSCRLNGGNCLVHCFAGISRSTTIVIAYVMTVTGLGWQEVLEAIKASRPIANPNPGFRQQLEEFGWANSQKLRRQLEERFGEIPFRDEEDLRALLPLCRRCRQGSATSAASATTASSAAEGTLQRLVPRSPRDSHQPLPLLARVKQTFFCLPRCLSRKGGK
- the Dusp15 gene encoding dual specificity protein phosphatase 15 isoform X3; the encoded protein is MTVTGLGWQEVLEAIKASRPIANPNPGFRQQLEEFGWANSQKLRRQLEERFGEIPFRDEEDLRALLPLCRRCRQGSATSAASATTASSAAEGTLQRLVPRSPRDSHQPLPLLARVKQTFFCLPRCLSRKGGK
- the Dusp15 gene encoding dual specificity protein phosphatase 15 isoform X1, encoding MGNGMTKMPKTRISWAGIRSHISSLSTNHPSLCCRISPTFESQCLILLRYPSKSTSKNASTLSTPAASTGVTALCTAWGCPGSSFAGISRSTTIVIAYVMTVTGLGWQEVLEAIKASRPIANPNPGFRQQLEEFGWANSQKLRRQLEERFGEIPFRDEEDLRALLPLCRRCRQGSATSAASATTASSAAEGTLQRLVPRSPRDSHQPLPLLARVKQTFFCLPRCLSRKGGK
- the Dusp15 gene encoding dual specificity protein phosphatase 15 isoform 2 (isoform 2 is encoded by transcript variant 2) — encoded protein: MGNGMTKVLPGLYLGNFIDAKDPDQLGRNKITHIISIHESPQPLLQDITYLRISVSDTPEVPIKKHFKECVHFIHSCRLNGGNCLVHWPLKHECRARSLSLLQCS